From Mytilus galloprovincialis chromosome 9, xbMytGall1.hap1.1, whole genome shotgun sequence, the proteins below share one genomic window:
- the LOC143046245 gene encoding uncharacterized protein LOC143046245, whose protein sequence is MAQIEDMKPPLAPVAYFDGRFPNINQERTCYQAFKDFIICERMKGEGYPGCRYFRDVYNSVCPNHIIEKRKDEIDKLAFPE, encoded by the exons ATGGCGCAGATAGAGGATATGAAACCACCACTTGCTCCTGTAGCATACTTTGATGGTAGATTCCCTAATATAAACCAGGAAAG AACATGTTACCAGGCCTTTAAAGACTTTATTATCTGTGAGAGGATGAAAGGTGAAGGTTATCCAGGCTGCAGATATTTCAGGGATGTCTACAACTCAGTTTGTCCAAATCATATA ATTGAGAAAAGGAAAGATGAAATAGATAAATTGGCATTCCCAGAATAG